DNA from Petropleomorpha daqingensis:
CCGAACGGGGGAGCCGGCTGGGGGTGTGGGCCGCGGAGCCGCCGACGGCGCGGCTGTCGGCCCGGTGGACCGGGACGGAGTGGCGGCTGGACGGGCGCAAGGCCTGGTGCTCCGGCGCCCGGGTGCTCACCGGGGCTCTGGTGACCGCGACCGCCGACGACGGCGCCCGGCTCTTCCTCGTCGACCTCACCGGCGGCGGGCTGGAGGTCGACCCGTCGGCCTGGGCCGGTCCGGGCATGCACGCCAGCGACACCGCCGACGTCACGTTCACCGATGTGCCCGCCACGCCGATCGGGCCGCCCGGCGGCTATGTCGGCCGGCCCGGCTTCTGGCACGGCGGCATCGGGGTGGCGGCGGTCTGGTTCGGCGGCGCCCGCGGCGTGGCCGGGGCTCTCCAGCGGGCGGCCGCGGAGCGCGAGCCGGACCCGCTGCTCGATCTCGCTCTCGGTTCGTGCGCGATCGCGCTCGGGACGGCGCAGGCCGTGCTCGACGCCGCCGCCGGGGAGATCGACGCCGTTCCCGTGGACCTGCCCGCCGCCCGGCTGCGCGCGCTGCGCGTCCGGGCCGTCGTCGCCCGCGTGGCCGAGGAGGTGCTGACCACGGTCGGCCACGCCCTCGGGGCCGCGCCGCTCGCGCACGACGGCGAGCACGCGGCACGGGTCGCCGATCTCACCGTCTACCTCCGCCAGCACCACGCCGAGCGGGACGTCGCCGCGCTGGGGGCGGCCCTGCGCGAGGAGAACCGCACGTGACCCGCGGCCGCCCGACGCCCGCCGGGACGGCGACCGGCACCGGGACGCCGGAGTCCGTCTGGCGGGCGTGGCTCGCGCGGCGGGACTGGCCGGAGCTCGCGCCCGACCCGGGCTGGCGCACCGCCCTCGTCTGCTCCGCCCACCCCGACGACGACGTGCTCGCGGTCGGAGGCCTGATGCGGCTGCTGGCCGGCGCCGGGCTCGCGCTGCGGCTGCTCGCCGCGACCGACGGTGAGGCCAGCCATCCGGGGTCGGCGGTCCTCGAGCCGCCGGAGCTCGCCCGTCGCCGCGTCGCCGAGACCGCCGCCGCGCTCGCCGCGCTCGGCGTCGATCCGGTCGATCCGGTGCGCCTGCGGCTGCCCGACTCGGCGCTCACGGCGGTCGAGGACCAGCTGACCGCCGCCGTCACGGCCGCGGCGCGGGGCGTCGACGTCGTCCTCGCTCCCTGGTCCGGGGACGCCCACCCCGACCACGAGGCCGTGGGACGGGCCGCGTGCGCGGCCGCCGCTGCGCACGGGATCCCGTTGCTGGCCTTCCCGGTGTGGACCTGGACCTGGAGCGGACCGGACGACCCCCGGGTGCCCTGGCACCGCGCGCGGCTCGTGCGGCTGCCCCCGGCGGTGCAGGCGGCCCGCCGGGACGCGGTGGCGTGCTTCGCCACGCAGGTCCGGCCGCTCGGGCCCGCCCCGGAGGACGCCGTCGTCCTGCCGCCCGAGGTGCTGGAGCACTTCGACCGGGACGTCGAGGTGGTGTTCGCGTGAGTCTGCCCGGGTCCTACTTCGACGACCTCTACGCCGCGACGGACGACCCGTGGTCGCTGCGCTCCCGCTGGTACGAGCAGCGCAAGTACGCCCTGACGACGGCGGTGCTGCCGCGACGTCGCTACGCCGAGGCCGTCGAGGTGGGGTGCTCGGTGGGGGAGCTGACGGCGGCGCTGGCGCAGCGGTGCGACCGGCTCACGGCGTGGGACGTCAGCGCCGCCGCGGTCGAGCGGACCCGTCGGCGGACCGCGGAGCTGCCCGGGGTCCGCGTCGAGCAGCGCGCGCTGCCCTCGGATCCGCTCCCGCCGTGCGATCTCGTCGTCCTCTCGGAGGTGCTCTACTACCTCGATCCCGACGACCTGCGGGCCGCCGTCGCAGCCGTCCGGGAAGCGATCGGTCCCGGTGGGACGGTGCTGGCCGTGCACTGGCGGCACCCGGTGACCGACTACCCGCAGACCGGGGACGCCGTCCACGCGGTCCTCCGGCGCGAGCTGGACTGGTCGCGGGTCGCCGTCCACGAGGAGACGGACTTCCTGCTCGACTGCTGGGTGGCCGCCCCCGCCGCCGACCCGCGGGCGGGATCCGTGGCCGCTGCGGAGGGCCTGTGGTGAGCGTGGCTGCGCGTGGCTGAGGCCGCGCGCCTGGGGCTGGTGGTGCCCGCGCGGGACGAGGTGGCGCTGCTGCCGGCCTGCCTCGCGGCGCTCCGCGAGGCGGCGGCGCACCCGGCCCGTTCCGGGGTCCCGGTGGTCGTGGTGGTGGTGGCCGACGGCTGCACGGACGCCACCGCGGAGGTGGCCGCCGCAGCGGGGGTCGTGGTGCTGGAGGGCGGCAGCGGGAACGTCGGCGCCGCACGCGACGCCGGTGCGCGCTGGCTGCTCGCCGACGCGGTGGCCGCCGGGATCGCGCCCGAGCGGCTGTGGTTGGCCACGACCGACGCCGACAGCACCGTCGCGCCGGACTGGGTGCTGCTGCACGAGATCGCCGCGGCTTCCGGGAGCGACGCCGTGGTGGGGACGGTGGCGGTCGACGACTGGACCGGCGTGCCGGCTGCGGCGGCGGCCGCGTTCGAGCGGGCCTACGGCGCGTGGCGGGACGCCGGCCCGGCGGCGGTGCACCCGCACGTCCACGGG
Protein-coding regions in this window:
- a CDS encoding PIG-L deacetylase family protein produces the protein MTRGRPTPAGTATGTGTPESVWRAWLARRDWPELAPDPGWRTALVCSAHPDDDVLAVGGLMRLLAGAGLALRLLAATDGEASHPGSAVLEPPELARRRVAETAAALAALGVDPVDPVRLRLPDSALTAVEDQLTAAVTAAARGVDVVLAPWSGDAHPDHEAVGRAACAAAAAHGIPLLAFPVWTWTWSGPDDPRVPWHRARLVRLPPAVQAARRDAVACFATQVRPLGPAPEDAVVLPPEVLEHFDRDVEVVFA
- a CDS encoding SAM-dependent methyltransferase translates to MSLPGSYFDDLYAATDDPWSLRSRWYEQRKYALTTAVLPRRRYAEAVEVGCSVGELTAALAQRCDRLTAWDVSAAAVERTRRRTAELPGVRVEQRALPSDPLPPCDLVVLSEVLYYLDPDDLRAAVAAVREAIGPGGTVLAVHWRHPVTDYPQTGDAVHAVLRRELDWSRVAVHEETDFLLDCWVAAPAADPRAGSVAAAEGLW
- a CDS encoding glycosyltransferase, translating into MAEAARLGLVVPARDEVALLPACLAALREAAAHPARSGVPVVVVVVADGCTDATAEVAAAAGVVVLEGGSGNVGAARDAGARWLLADAVAAGIAPERLWLATTDADSTVAPDWVLLHEIAAASGSDAVVGTVAVDDWTGVPAAAAAAFERAYGAWRDAGPAAVHPHVHGANLGVRGSAYVACGGFPPLPVGEDVALVRALEASGAVVLRTAASPVRTSARRRPRARGGVGDDIDRLASGYDLG
- a CDS encoding acyl-CoA dehydrogenase family protein codes for the protein MLGSGDVEAVATAFGELLDGGWGVPLPGMGATAARWRSFAALGERSLPLARLAEGHADALAVLTELDGQLPERGSRLGVWAAEPPTARLSARWTGTEWRLDGRKAWCSGARVLTGALVTATADDGARLFLVDLTGGGLEVDPSAWAGPGMHASDTADVTFTDVPATPIGPPGGYVGRPGFWHGGIGVAAVWFGGARGVAGALQRAAAEREPDPLLDLALGSCAIALGTAQAVLDAAAGEIDAVPVDLPAARLRALRVRAVVARVAEEVLTTVGHALGAAPLAHDGEHAARVADLTVYLRQHHAERDVAALGAALREENRT